The stretch of DNA AACCAGCAAGACAGTACAAAGAAATATGAATGGTTTCACATGGACATGGCCAACTTGCACATATGCacctcaatcattattgcatggaccatggtccacacagctgtgtggaccatggtccatgcaataatttgccgttgcACCTTCAATGGGCTGAGGTGTgatgagaaattagttcataaATTATAGAGTTGTTTagtaaataatttttgttaGTTAGTGTATAACTTATAAAAgactaaatatttataaattattttaaataatgtttcaaaaactaaaaattaagtATTAGtggtttatttttattttgctcTTTAGAgacatattttatgtatgtatgtatctatgCATGCTTTTAACGCGTTTTATGgactaacaattaattttgattacCAATATATATTACgagtatattatatttaaatattattaatgcaACTTtacttaaaacattaaaatgatGGATTTTATTAGAAATATAAAAGTCCTATTTTATGCGGTGTAATAAAGAAAACTTTAGAATGTGGTTGTATGAAATTGGAACAATGGTAAGcattaatgatcaaataagaATATAATGGACCACtgaaattggatttttttttttttttttttttttaagaagttaCATTATTGATAAAGACAATTCACGTGGAAAGAAAGGACTCACATTATTACCCAAAGAAATTAGCCAGACATGACATGACAAACATGTACGAATGTTTAATTTTCACGTGAATTGCGCTTTCAACGTATTGTATATTTTGTAAGTTCTTTAACTAGATGtggagtgttattgtatattttattgttgtattatgtgtttttttttattatgtgatagcaaaaatggtagaaaagggCACCACTaggaggggaaacaaagtgaagaagaaaggttaaaataattgatttgacatttttgccctcaattttaacacctacttaacattgatttaacagaaggaccaaaattgatacaaaatcaatagttaagggaccaactttggtaaaattaaaagtcgaggacaataattggtaaaagtcaatagtcgaaaggatcatttctggaattaactctctctcttttttttgaatacaactgaccctattacattgtagtatctgttcatacatacttttctcaacctgttgaagcacaaagagtcaatttcgaGATCTCtaccactgagactcgaactcatgacctcccatctAAGGGTGGCCACTACATGCCAATTGAGCACAAGGTTAACAAAAGAGAATTGTTAACAAgagatatattataaatataaatatggcaATTGCTaagtgatgggtaaatatgcacatgtactagtcggtccgtaaatcacccgTCCAACGGTCACCAACCTgcccgtcgacggtcacccaatcGGTCCGTCGACCGCATGattggaagcaacacaccttgtggattggagactcacgagcgcaacagttgcttgatgtgacgaccgacaacttttcgggaacaagggatccgtgttttcatcacctcgagtgactcaaccacttcgagcaaaccaatgcgcattttgcggagtgactgttcagcccatgcaaatatgccatccacttgcatatcagacaccatgtgcatagtgaatccactttgtataaatataggggtcattcccctcactaaggaaaaaagaagagggaactcatcagtactacactaatacacttgcaaTTTGCTcattgtctttctcctgcttactctttatcactgttcgtcacccgtagagcgataccgctcagtcgttgaccggtagaccgaccgtctgaccggccgaacgacattcctcaccacccgtaacacacgtatccgtagcgtaatcgtagaccccgtttacatttacgctatcactAAGTTGcctttaattaataattcattaatataaacatgtgttttaataataataataataatgatgatgattattcaaataataataataataataataataataataataataataataatgatgataatgataatgattatgaatattattattattattattattattgttgttgttgttattatttgaataatcattattattattattattattttgtataagggtatttatgtctttaaaacccatttcatttctattattttaaccaaccaaacattggaatacaattcctaatgcCTATtctttcagcgaaccaaacatcAGAATACAATTCATGTCCTATTTCTTACCTATTCTATTCCCTGTGAAATAGTATTcatattccctccaaattcatttcgtgaaccaaacgtgctgtgaGTCATTTAAGCTTTGCATTTTGCATAATTTCACCATTGATgttatcatttaatttaatttaatactaatCTAAGTTACATATGGCCACACTAAGCTATACTGAAAAGGTTTCCATTATTCAACCATCACAGAAATGCAATTGCCATGCATTGCAATATCCCACTATATTCTTCATATTGATTGTGAAAacatgaatatattattaataaagaagATTGGTCGTAGTCTCAATTGTGCAGAAAgcctaaaactttttaacttGGACAAGACCACCTTCCCTCTTTCCAGATTCAAGCATTGCTTCTAAAACCGCAATATCCCTTGCCCCTTCAACAAAAGAGAGGCGCGGCTCAGCTTTAAACTCGCCGCCCTGCAAAGAAATCAATAGGACAATACAGAAATTTGAGGTATAATCGCTCTAAGAAGCAAGAAGTGGAGAGAAGATATAGAAACTACCTTTGTGTTTGCCAGTGAAATATCTGAGAGAAAAGTTTTGAGTTCTTCTTGGACACCACAAAAGGGATAGAAGAAGCTTTTGGTCTGCCCATCAGCCATATAAAGAAATACCTGACATAGATTtgagtataaatatatttgttaggAGTTGAGCCAAAATTCCATGCTCAAAAGGAAACAAAGTTTGCAACTGTAAGGTGAGCATTTGCATTAGTTTCTAAAAGACTACAAGCCAATTTCGTTGGGTTTCAATTACCGAGTAGCCATGCTTTCCATCTTTGTTTCCTCGCTCAACTTGCAGGGTTCCATTTAAGCCCACAACTCGCCAAATTATCTACAGAAATCAAAGGATTTACTAATTAGAGAGTATTGACTCTAACCATAATTACCCAAGAAAAGACAAAAGGAAAAACGTTCGAGGTGTAAAGAGAACCAATGTGTCATGCCTTGGGTGATCTTGACGATACAACCATCACAAACACTCCAGAACATCCATTCTCTAGTTGACTAGGAAGACAAGTAAATTCACCAACATTAGTTActattgcattttaatttgtcaaaatgAAATGGCCAATTATTAAAGTTGAAAAAACTTACAACAATGCAGAAATATTATCAGGAGGAGGCAATGTCATATCCACATGAGAAGTCATAGCAGAGACCGATGTTACCTCACATCCAACAAGCTGGCCATTTAACAGATGAAGTCAACATTCCAAgatcaaaattacaaatgaagatCAAATAATCGAACTTTCATAGCCTTTCATGTTAGAATTCTTCACAGGACATATCCAACATGTTACAGTGAATAAATATAGGACTAAGGTAAAGAGTTCCCTAGCAGAAAACCTCAGAATATCCCACCAAGAAAGACAGTCAATTATGAATTACCATTCTCAATCCAGCCACAAAATGCACACCCATGTCTAGAATGAAACCTCcctgagaaaaaaattaaaatgacttCAAAATTGTCAGAACAGGAGTTTGAAACTGCTTAGCTCGCACCATGACATCGAAAGAAAGTAGTTATCTGATAAATGAGATAATGCAAAATAATGCAAATCgtgtttcttctttgttttcaaAAGCTAGTAGGCAATTCTGAATAATTGCAACTATGCAAAATCTAGAATGTATAACAAAGGGACTCACAAAGAAGTTGCGCCTCCAAGAGCTTGAGAAATAAGGGTTTGAGCTATTCATTGACCCTTCAATAATAACTTGGACATTCATCATATCTCCTATTTCAGCAATCATTTTCTTGCTCTGCGATTCAATAATTTATTACACAGCaagccaacaaaaaaaaaaaaaaaaaaaaaaaNaaaaaaaaaaaaaaaaaaaaaaaaccaatcaTACTGGTGCTTGGAAAACAGCTACCTCTGTGAAAACAGGTTCAAAACGATAATTCTCTGCAACTGCCCATATTGGTTTTTGAGTCATGTTGGTAGAAAGAGAATTATAATGCATTAATGCGTTCTCTGCCTCTGCAATGCCTGATATATACAACATTCCCATACATATGGTCATATGGATGAAATCCTCAAACATACTCTATAATTAGATAAACTTATTAGAATGGTTCAGTCCAAGATGAAGTTCTGCAAACTTAGACACATGGACCAAATATGAAATACCTAATCAATAAGGAATACTACATCAAGTCATCAATAGCCCATAATAAAGAGCCAAAAGATCCAAAAGATTAGAGAAATCAGGGAAAGACGACCTAGGTAAAAACTTGCCAGTAGCTATTTGTGATATAGGAACTATTTTTTCATGTACAGATTGTTAGAGCAATTTATGCATTAATAATATTCTCTTCTCAAGCCCATCCCTACATTTTCTGCTACTCTTCAATTCCACTATCTTATACAAAGATATTGTTTAGTCAACTATAGATAGTATAACAAAAATTTGACGCAACAAACTAAAACTATAATGGAGACAGAACAGGCAGCATGGTTACATGCACTACGTTACACCAACAATTTTGTAAATCAACCTCAGAAGATGGATCGGATTTCAATATTCGAGGTCAGGTCCCATCAATAAGTAGGGAGAACAAGGCTCAAGACATTAGAAGTTAAAAGCAGAAGCATATACAATGTACATTACTAATAcgctatacatacatattttgAAATAACTTTTTTATGAGTACACATTTTCAACTAATTAAAAAGGCATCTACTTACAGGCAGCAGCTGGCTTCTCTTCAGAATCAGAATTTCACCAAGTAACACACAAAGCATGCAAAAGAAAAGACATGAACCATTAGTGAACTGCATATAGGCAAGCAACATTATCAATTATTGCAATAGAGATTTCAAGTGCTTCACAATGATGGAAAGATGGGGTCTTGAGGACACCCACACATTCATTTGTTAATGTGTACTCTTAAAGATGGAAACGAAATTACGTGAAAGGCAGAGACACCATGATTTTCGCAAAGAGGTACATTGTATCAACTTCAAGATATTTTCTTGTATAAGTTATTACAATTTATAGCAGAAGAAAACACAATTATCACATGTTAACATGCAATACCTTGTAGGACATGCTTTCCTCCTTTGAGAAGCCTCAAGGACATCTCCACCTGAAAGAATTTGTCTCAAAATTACACCAtcttttatagaaaaaaaaaaatcaattttggaGAAATTTTAGGTCATAAAACATGTGATAACTTTGCATATGTTAACTTTTCATGCTTGGCAACACATAGGTTGTTATATGGGTGGAGTCCAATAcactattttaaaatattaaaaaaaaaatgttgcttCTAAGCCTTCTAATTGATATCATCGCCCTACAAATAAACTAAATCCAAactaaaccttaaaaaaaaaaaaaaaaaaaaaaaaaaaaaaaaaaaaaaaaaaaaaaaaaaNaaaaaaaaaaaaaactaaatccaGAAATGAGAAACCTGAGTTTGGCCGGCAACAACCACAGCAACTCCGATGATGGAAGCATCATTGATAATCTCCTCAAGACCAGAATCTCCCCATTTGCATTCCACATTTGGGAAATGCTTTTTTGCTAACTCAACAGCGCTTCTAGCCGATTCCTAAACAAGCAAACAGATTGatggaattataattattgGTCGAACCCGAAAGttaagtattcaaaaaaaacacTGGGACGATAATGGATTGGGGAGTGTTCGGAGGGTGTGGAGGTATTACCTCACTGCGGCTCCAAATAGCTTTGAGAACGAAAAGGTGAGAAATTTCAGCTAATCTTGGGATGTACTGGGTTTTGACGAAAATTCCAGATCCAAGAATGGCTATTTGAGGGAGCTGAGATTCGGCCATTGGAAGAGTTGTCTTCCTCGGAAGATCAAGTTGTTGGAAATGGCCTATTGGCTAATTGCTCACTTCAAAATTACACTTTGCCAGTAGTGATTTAactttggcaaattattctaaTTATCGGTCCATCTTGCAAGATAATTTCAGATTGAAactacacaatttacatattaaatattcattaatttatatattgaatgtttagaGTCTTTGCCATTTTTGATCttattgttattggggcattgtcaattttagtttatttcattaatttttgccacattgtggaTAGTCTTATTTAATCCTTGCTACTTTTAGTCTACCATTAAAATTATCTtcaaatggccgtccaaaacaggggtactttcgtcttttcatgctttggtcatctcatttaccctttgcagtggtttttctTACACATTTGTAGTCGTTCCTTTCTCCattctcctttaccctttgtccAAAATAGGAGACACCGCATAGAAAGATTTAGGTTtccattggatgaaaatgtataaggaaaaaccactataaatggtaaaggagatgacaaaagcatgaaaagacgaaaatacctatgttttggacggccatttgacgAGAATTTTAATGGtagactaaaagtgacaagaactaaataagattgggtgcaatgtggcaaaaattaatgaagtgaactAAAATTGACTATACCCCAATAactataggaccaaaaataacaATGACTCgaatgtttataattattttttccaaatgtttataattaaatgttcacaattcaaattgtaaacatttagtatattaaataaatatgaaactACTTTGCAAAATAGACCCGAATTCATGTATAACTATAACTATTGAACTTATACTGTGTATACCTCTTGTTGGGTATTGGTAATATGCCGGCATATTGGACCTAGTCTCAATAGGGTCGGTCCATGATCCAATTCACTAAGCCCATACAATCGACCTTGtagtcatctttttttttttttttttgagaaagccTTGTAGTCATCTTAGTATCGATGATACAATGGTAAAGGGCAAGCCTCTAAATGGTTGTACTCTTGTAAGTTGTAAGGTTAAAAGGACATGCGATGGGCATTTCACATATGGACTCAGTTAGGGATGATAATTTGTTAGGTATTGTTAGGATACTTGacctttcaaaattttaattggacAAGAATGGGTAAGGTCTAATTAGGTTTGGATAATGAAAAGAATGTACGTTAATTGCTAACCTtgcaaattattataaattaagtAAAATGTGTGTACATATTGAAATGCTatgacaataattttttatgtcacattttattaaattttgaattgttaatCTCTAATCTTATAGTAATTAGATTTATGAGTTTATATCATTTAACCGCAAGATCATTGATGTTACTTCGCATCGCCATAATTACCactatgtaatactttttcccATCCTTATTAATCACTTTGCAATATTTAATGGGCACTTTGCTAGCATAGCCAAAGAACACAACATGGATTATGGATGGCAATGGAATAGATATTTGTGGGGATTAGAGAATGGATTGGTCTTGTTGCACCCAAGTCGCATAAGCGAGATTCAACACCGGAGCTGGAGCAGCACCACCACCGGATGGAGCATCACCACCGGATGTAGTAGGGAGCGTGACTTACAGACAAGGAAAGGAGCCATCGATGTAGCCAAGCAAATTTTGTCCTTGGAGAAATGGGATGAGCTACATACGCCAAAATATGGTTCGTTAGCTTGATTGAAACAAAATGATGCATTGTGGATAAGGATAAGGGAGCTACCGGCAGCAACAAAGCAGTGGCCTTGGAAATAGTCCGCTTAGAACTGACAGAATTGTCATTACCTTCAGCCATGAGGAACCTGAACACTAATGCCAGATTAGGTCATAATTCTCAATCATATTCACAGTAAattacataataaatatttaccaATACACATGATAGAAGTTAAGTATAACTGGGATGgtagagtcctaataaatataacat from Ipomoea triloba cultivar NCNSP0323 chromosome 7, ASM357664v1 encodes:
- the LOC116024874 gene encoding uncharacterized protein YMR315W, coding for MAESQLPQIAILGSGIFVKTQYIPRLAEISHLFVLKAIWSRSEESARSAVELAKKHFPNVECKWGDSGLEEIINDASIIGVAVVVAGQTQVEMSLRLLKGGKHVLQEKPAAACIAEAENALMHYNSLSTNMTQKPIWAVAENYRFEPVFTESKKMIAEIGDMMNVQVIIEGSMNSSNPYFSSSWRRNFFGGFILDMGVHFVAGLRMLVGCEVTSVSAMTSHVDMTLPPPDNISALFQLENGCSGVFVMVVSSRSPKIIWRVVGLNGTLQVERGNKDGKHGYSVFLYMADGQTKSFFYPFCGVQEELKTFLSDISLANTKGGEFKAEPRLSFVEGARDIAVLEAMLESGKREGGLVQVKKF